In Pyrodictium occultum, the genomic window AGAAGCTCCGGGAGCTTCTCGAGGACCACCCGCGCCCCGGGGGTTAGGGGCAGCTGGAGGGCCTCCCGGTAGGGGAAGAACCTGGCATCCGCGGCGTCGCTCCCGCCCCGGGGCTCGCCGCCCCGGTACCTCATCAGCACGTCCATTATGACGTAGTGCTCGGGGCCCACGGGGCCCATGGCCAGCAGCTCGTGGATATGCACCACCCCCAGGGGCTCTGCGTCCACCCCGGTCTCCTCCATGAGCTCCCTCCGGGCCGCCTCCAGCACGGTCTCCCCGGGCTCCAGGTGGCCCCCGGGGAAGCTCCAGAGCCCAGGGAAGGGCGGGTAGCGGCGCTTCACGAGGAGCACCCTGAGCCCCGCCCCCTGCCCGAGGGCCACTATCGCGCCCACGCCCACCACTGGGCCGTGGAGCCCACCCCTCCTGGACAAGCCCGGCCGGCACCCCAGGGGTGTGTAAACCGGGGGCCCAGGGGCTCTTAGACCGTGGCCCCTCGACGCCCCTGGGGCGCCACTACTCCTCGAGGGGCTCGGCCCCCAGCACCTCCCTGGCCACCTCGTCCACCTCCCCGCCGCGGGCCTCCCTGAACCTCCTCGAGAGCAGCTCCTGGGCCTGCCTGTAGGCCCTCTCCAGCCTCTCGAAGGGTATGTATATCAGCTCCCCGCCGCCCGTCTCCAGGAAGACCACGAAGCGCCTACGGGGATAGTCGACCGCCACGTGGAGGCACGGCGGCTCCTCGCACTCGTAGCTCATCCGGCCTCCCGGGGGGCTCCCCCGGGGCCCCGGCGCTATAAACCGGGGGCCCGGGGGCGCCGGTGTGGGGGTGCCATTTGCCCGTCCTGCGGGTCAGGGCTGCGGGCCTAGAGCTGGAGCACCCGGTTATGAATGCAAGCGGCATCCTGGGCTCCAGGCCTGAGGCGCTGGAGAGGCTCGCGCGCGCCGGCTCCGCGGCGCTGGTCACGAAGTCCTTCACCCGCGAGCCGCGGAGCGGCTACCCGACGCCGATAGCCGTGCCCATCCCCCAGGGCCTGCTCAACGCCGTGGGGCTCTCGAACCCGGGGCTCGAGGCGCTCCCAGGGCTCCTGGAGAGGATCCGGGGGCTGGGCAAGCCGGTGATCGTCAGCATAGCTGGCTCCACCCCGGAGGAGTTCGCCGAGATAGCGGCCGCTGCCGAGGAGGCGGGCGCGGCGGCGGTGGAGCTGAACCTCAGCTGCCCCCACGCGAGGGGAAGGGGCCTCGAGATAGGCATGGACCCCGTCGCGGTCAGGGAGGTGGCCGGCGCCGCCGCCTCCACGGTGACCATACCGGTGCTCGCCAAGCTCGGCGTGGTGGATAGGCTCGTGGAGGTTGCCGGCAAGGCGCTCGAGGCAGGGGCGAGGGGCCTGGTGCTCATAAACACCATACGGGCCATGGCTATCGACGTCTACGCCATGAAGCCCGTCCTGGGTCACGGCGTGGGCGGGCTCTCGGGCCCCGCCATCCACCCCGTGGCGGTGCGCGCGGTCTACGAGGTCTACCGGGAGTACAGGACCGACATAATAGGGGTGGGCGGGGTCGAGGACTGGCGCACAGCGGCGGAGATGATCCTAGCCGGCGCCCGGGCGGTACAGGTTGGCACCGCGGTAATAACCAGAGGCGAGACAGTCATAAGCGAGATAGTACAAGGGCTCCAGAAGTACCTCCAGGAAGTAGGCGCCACGAGCATCCAAGACGTTGTGGGAGCAGCCCACAAAAACTAGCACAGCAAAAAGAAGAGCAAGCATAACAGGCATATTAACACGCGTAGCATATTACCAGAATGGGTCATGATTAGATAGTTTTTATTTCCCCGAAGTCGCCCTCATTTACATGACCCGTGAAGGGTCTGGTGAGGCGTATGAGGTACACGAGCCTGGCTCTAGCCGGCCTCGTCGCCTCGGCTGCCGCCCTCGCCCTGCTAGCAGGCTTCGCCACCACCCAGAGCCCGCTGAGCAGCTTCTACGCGGTGGGTGGCGCGCAGGCGCCCAACGAGCCCGTCACCATAACCAGCAACCTCAGCGGCATATCGCCCGCCGCCGGCGCGCAGGGCGATGCCGACATAGGCACTGTGACGGTGAAGGCCGGCAGCAACGTGAACGTTGTGAAGATAAGGGCCACCCTCGCCAACGCCGAGCAGCTGAAGAAGTACTTCGACTACCTGGAGATAACCATAGCCAACGACAACGGCGAGGCTAAGGCCATGGTGAGCCTGGAGAAGCCCAGCGCCGTCATAGTGCTCGACCAGAACGACATAGGCGGTGACAACCAGGCGACGCTGAGCTTCCACGCCTACTACGAGGTCAAGGAGGGCATGCTGTTCGACAGCATGCCGGTGATCTTCAACTTCCAGGTGCTCAGCACCAGCTAAGGCGCGGGGGCGGCAGCCTCCAGAAGCCAAACCCCATCCTTTTACCCCCTACACTTGGCTCCTAACATTCCTCGCCACTCTCACCTCCCTTGTGGAGACTCCTGGCCTCTAATCCACATCTCCGTCTTGCCGGACTTCTCCCGAGCTTCCTCGTTTAATGCATATAAATGTGTTAGAGGTCTTTCAAGCCGTTTCTTATCTACCGGGTTGTCGTGGCGGATGCCGGGCTGGTCGGGGGCCTGGCCGTAGTGCTGAAATATCCCCGGTCCGCTCCATCGCGTTAGTACTGGGGCCTGCAGACGGGCCCGTAGCTCAGCCCGGCGGAGCGCCCGGCTGATAACCGGGAGGTCGGGGGTTCGAATCCCCCCGGGCCCACCACCTCCTCCGGCCCCGGAGGGACGGGGCCTGCTGCTCTTCCATCTGGTTCTCCTGCCGGCTCCCTCTTTAGGGGCTGGTTCTTTAGGGGCTGGTGTCTTCCTTCCCCGCGGCGCTGTTCTAAGGGGTGCGTGGGCGGGATGGCCGGGTTCTACGAGTATTATCTTGGCTGGGCTGGGCCTGCCCGGCGCGCCTATTCCTCTGGGGTGGCGCTGCAGCTGCCCCAGGGCTATGCCAGGGCCGGGGAGGTGGTGGTCTGTGGCATGGGTGGTAGCGGTGCTGCTGGCGACTATCTCGCCGCCCTGTCGGCCCGGTATGGCGGGCTCCCGGTCTACGTTGTGAAGTCGGCTGAGCCGCCGGCGTGGGTGCGGGGGAGCCTTGTCTATGCGGTGAGCTTCTCGGGTAACACTAGGGAGACGCTGAGCTGTGCCTCGCGCGCCTATAGGCTCGGCGGCCTGGTAGTCGCGGTCACCACTGGTGGGAGGCTGGCCTCCTGGGCACGGAGCGTGGGGGCGCCGGTGGCGCTGGTGGAGGAGGCTCCTGCCCCGCGGGCGGGGTGGCCGCAGCTCTTCTACACGCTGCTGGGCAGCCTGAAGGCGGCTGGGTTGATCCAGGTGCCCGAGAGCCATGTGGAGGAGTCTCTGCAGCTTCTCGGGGAGCGTGAGAGGGCTGAGGCCGAGGCCGGGGAGCTTGTGGCGTGGCTCCGGGAGAGCCGGGGGAGGCTGGCGGTTCTGGCGCCAGAGCCCTACTACCCGGTGGCGGTGAGGGCTGTGAGCGAGCTCGCCGAGAATGCTAAGACCTCCGCTGTGGCTATGCAGGTGCCGGAGGCGGGGCATAACCTTCTCGAGGCGCTGGCGAGGGATGGTGACTCCAGGCTACTCCTCATAGACCCTGGGGAGGAGCCGTGGAGCACTCTCCTCCATGAATTCGCGGGCCTCGCGAGGCCCGCCAGCATACATGTGGCTAGGCTGCAGGGCGGGAGCCCGCTCTCCAGGATGGTGTGGGGCACCTGGCTGGCGGGCCTGGCCTCTGTCCGCCTAGCGCTGGAGGAGGGCCTGGAGCCGGAGCCAGTGAAGACTATCAAGGCTTTCCGCCGCGTGGTGGAGGAGACTAGCGGCTGGGATGCCCACAGCTAGCCCCAGGCCGCCGCGCCCTCCAGGCCCCCGGGATTGCAAGGGGTAATTTTTAATAGAGCTTGGCCGGCCCGTCCCCGGCATGGAGGTGGGTGCTATGGCTAGCGAGTACCTCTCCAAGCTGAAGGACCTGATAAAGCCCAAGGCCCAGGAGAAGGGGATAAAGGTGATGGTTGTTGGCTCGACCATGAAGCTCGTCAAGGACGGCAACACCGTGATGAACATCGCCGACAAGGGCGAGATAGTTGAGCTGAGCTTCAAGGGCAAGAAGTACACCTACGACAAGTGGTACACCAAGCCCGAGCACCTCGCGGCGACGATAACCAGGACCCTCGACGTCCAGCTCTAGGATGGGGCCTTGGGCCGCCCTCTGGGCGGAGCAGCACCGGCCGGTTTTTAGCCCCCGGGGGCAGGGGAGGGCAGAGGACCCTAGGGCTACGAGCCCCCGCCGCCCTGGTCCTCGTAGCAGTAGTGCTTCCGGGCCTCCTCCAGGCTTATCCTCCCCTCGGCTAGGTCGCGCTCGACCAGCTCCCTGGGCCTGGCGCAGGGGTCGCCATAGCCCCCGCCGCCTGGGGTCTCGATGTAGATAGTGTCGCCCCTACTCAGCACCAGGGTTGTCTTAGAGGCCAGCTCCAGCCTCTCGCCGCTCCCCCTCACGAGGAGGGCGCGGAAGGGGGCGCCGGGGCCGCCGCCCTCCAGGCCCCAGGGCCTGGTCCTCGAGCGCTCCGCATACACTGTCGCCACCACCCCATCCTCGAGGACGGTTATCGCGCGTACAACCCCCAGGCCGCCCCTCCAGCGGCCCGGGCCCCCGCTCCCTGGCCTCAGCTCGTACCTCCTGAAGCGCAGTGGATACTCCGCCTCCGCCACCTCCACCGGGGTGTTGAGGGTGTTGGTCATGTTGGTCTGGACCCCGTCGACCCCGTCGCAGCAGGGCCTAGCGCCAGCGCCGCAGCCTATGGTTTCGTAGAACACCCAGCCTCTCCCGGCGAGTATCAGGTTGCTCATCGTCCCGCAGCTTGCCGCCGGCACCCTGCCCGGGAACGCCTCGGCGAGGGCCCGGAGCACGACGTCCGCTATCCTCTGGGAGGTCTCCACGTTGCCCCCGCCGACCGGGGCCGGCGGCCTGGGGTTCACCAGGGTGCCCTCGGGCGCGTGGATCTCGGCGACGCGGTAGAAGCCGCTGTTCATGGGCATATCGGGGTCGAGCACGGTCTTCAGGGCGTAGGTTGTAGCTGCCACTGTGACCCCGTAGACGGCGTTGAGGGGCTCCTCGACCTGGGGGCTGGTGCCGGAGAAGTCTACCCTCACCCTTGACCTGGTGACCTCGAGCCGGGCCCGTATCCGGAGCAGCCTGCCGGAGGCGGTCTCGAGGCCGTCCTCCGCCTCGTAGACTCCCCCGCCGTGCTCCTCCACGAGGCGGGCCAGCACGCTGCGGGTGTAGCGCTCAGTATAGCCGAGTATCTCCCTCCAGGCCTCCAGCAGCGTGCCGGTGCCGTAGCGGCCCGCGAGCTCCCTTATCCTCTCGGCGCCCCTCCTCAGCGCGGCCAGTTGTGCCATCGCGTCGCCCCTCACCCTCCCCGGCTCCCTGACGTTGGCCTCCAGGAGCCGGAGCACGTCCCAGCGGACACGGCCCGCCTCCACCAGCTTGACCGGCGGGACCACGAGGCCCTCGTCCCTGAGGCTCCTGGCCCCGGGGCCTATGCCCCCGGGCACGCAGCCCCCCACGTCCACGTAGTGGGCCTTGCACGCGACGTAGGCCGCCAGCCTCCCGCCGGCGTGGACGGGCGCCAGCATCATGACGTCGTTGATGTGAGTGCCGGTGAGGTACGGGTCGTTGGACACCACCACGTCCCCGGGGCCGGGCTCGACGCCGAGCCTCTCCAGCTCCCCGAGCACCGCCCTGGCGCCGACGGGCATGCTGCCCAGGTGGACGGGTATGTGCTCCGCCTGCGCCACCAGCTCGCCCTCGGGGCTGAGGACCGCGCAGGAGAAGTCCAGCCGGTCCCGTATATTCGGGCTCATTGACGCGTTGCGGAGCACAACCCCCATCTCCTCGGCGGCCGCTATAGCGGCGTGCCTCACCACCTCCACGGTAACCCGGTCGACCATCCCCGCCACCCCTCCTAGACCCTCTCGATGTGGAGCGCGTAGAGCCCATCCACCCGGGCAGCGTGGCCCGGCGGCACCAGGACGGTGGAGTCCTCCTCCTCGACCACCGCGGGGCCCGTGATCTCGGCCCCAGGCCTCAGGAGGGGCCTCCAGTACACCGGGGCCTCAACCCAGCCCGCCTCCTCGAAGTAGACGCGCCTCCGCCCCCGCGGCTCTGGCCGGTGGGGCCTCGGCTCCCCCTGCGGCAGCCTGGGCTTCCCCGTCCTCCCGTAGGCGGTGAGCCGGGCCGCGACTATGAAGACCGGCGCCTCCCGGAGCCTGTAGCCGTACCGGGCCTCGTGGAGCCGGTGGAACTCCTCCACCGCCTCGCCCAGGCTGCCGCGGTAGGGGACCGTGATGCTGTAGGCCTGGCCCATGTACCTCATCTCCAGGCTCCTTGTCATCACTATCTTGTTGCCCGGCACGCCCTCCGCCCTGAGCATTGCCAGGGCCTTCTCCGCGAGGCTCTCGAACACCCTGTCGAGCTCCTCCTCGGAGACCTCGCCGGCGGCCCTCGCCACAGCCGCGTGGAGGTCGTGCCGGTAGTCGGTGAGCAGGAGCCCGAGGGCGGAGAAGACGCCGGGCATCGGCGGGACCACGACCCTCTCCATCCCCAGCTCCCCCGCCAGCTCAGCCGCGTGGAGGGGCCCGGCGCCCCCATAGGCGTAGAGGGTGAAGCGCCGGGGGTCGTAGCCCCTCTCCACGGTCACTATCCGGAGCGCCCTCGCCATAATAGTGTTGGCTATCCTAACCACCGCCGCCGCTGCCTCGACCAGGTCCATGCCCAGCTTCTCCCCGAGCCCCGTGAGAGCCTCCAGCGCCAGGTCCCTGCGGAGCCGGAGGACGCCGCCGGCGAGGGCCTCGGGGAGCCTCCCGAGGACGAGCTGCGCGTCCGTAACCGTCGGCTCCCTCCCGCCCCGGCCGTAGCAGGCCGGCCCCGGGTCGGAGCCCGCGCTCACCGGGCCCACGCGGAGCGCGCCCCCCGCGTCGACCCAGGCGATGCTGCCCCCGCCCGCGCTGACCTCCACGAGGTCTATGAAGGGGTAGCGTACCGGGTACCCGGAGCCCCTCAGCTTCCTCCCCATGTGGGCCCTGCCGCCGACCTCGTACTCGCCCACCACGAGCGGCTCCCCGCCCACCACGGCGACAGCCTTCGCCGTGGTGCCGCCCATATCGAAGCCCACGGCGTGCTCGACCCCCATCAGCCTGGAGAAGTAGGCCGCCGCGACCGCGCCGGCGGCGGGCCCGCTCTCGATGAACGCCGCGGGCCTCTCGACAGCCTGCTCGACCCCGGCCACCCCGCCGCTGCTCTGCATGACCAGGAGCGTCCCCCGGAACCCGCGGCGCCGCAGCTCCTCCAGGAGCCTGGCCAGGTAGCCGGAGAGCAGCGGCCGGAGCAGCGCGTTCACCACAGCGGTGCTGGCCCTCTCGTACTCGCGGGCGCAGGGTCTACCTCATGGCTCGCCACCACCTCGGCGCCGGGGCACTCCTTTAGGATAATCCTCTTCGCCTCCTCCTCGTGCCCCGGGTTGGCGTAGCTATGGAGGAACGAGACGACGAACACCCTGGCTCGGCCGCACCACTCCCTCGCGATCCTCCTGACGGCCTCCCCGTCGAGGGGCTCTATCTCTTCCCCGCGGGGCCCTACCCGGCCCCTGACGGTCAGCCTCCGCTCCCTGGGCACGAGGGGCCTGGGCCGCTGGAAGAAGGGGTCGTAGAGGGTGGGGCGGGCCTGCCTGCCCAGCTCCAGCACGTCCCGGAAGCCTTCATTGGTCACGAGGACTGCCTCCGGCGGCTCCAGCCCCTCCTGGCCCAGGAACATGTTGGTGCCAAGGGTGGAGGCGTGGACTATGACCTCCACTGTGTCGAGGCTCCAGCCGAGCATCGCGAGGGCGTTCAGCACGCCCCTCCACGGCTCCCTCGGGGTGGTGAGGGTCTTGAGGCTCACAACCCTCCCCAACTCCTCGTCGAAGGCTACGAGGTCGGTGAAGGTGCCCCCGATGTCAACCCCTATCCTCCTCAAGGCCCGGGCCGGCACCCCAGAGGGGCTGCGGCGCCGCCGGCCTAATACCAGGGCCCCCCGGGGGGCTTAGCCGGCGCGCGTCCTGGGCAGGGCACGGTAGCCCTCCACAAGCCTCTGGGCGAAGGTCGTCCACGCTAGGACGGCTAGCAGGCTGTAGAGGTACACGGCCACCCCCACGCCCAGGGCGGCGTGGACCAGGAGCACGAGCAGCTGCGCCACCACCCGGTCGCTCCTCTCGAGGAGCCCCGTCCCCTCCATGCTCCCGCCCGCCAGCGACTCGTAGCGGGCGCGGGCGTAGCTGGTCAGGAGCGCCCCGGTGAGGAAGGCGAGCACCGCCCAGGCGGGGTAGCCCAGCTCCATGAAGCCGGCGGCGTACACCGTGTCCTCCACGCGGTCCAGGAGGCTGTCGAGGTAGGCCCCCCGCGGCCCCGCCTCGCCGCGCAGCCTTGCCACCGCGCCGTCGAGCGCGTCCAGGAGCCCGCTCACCGCGAGGAGGAGCACGGCGAGCAGGGGGCTCCCCGCGGCCGCGGCGGCGAGGTAGGCCAGGGAGGCAGCCAGGCCCAGCAGCGTGTAGACGTCACCCGGCAGCGAGGCCAGGGGCCTGGCCGCCGCCTCCACGAAGCCCTTTATCCTCCCACGTAGCCTGCCCATCAAGGCTCCCGGCCGCCCCGGCTACTCGTGAGCCATGTCCAGGCCTGCGAGGAGCGCCTTGAGGGTATCGGCCTCGGGGTCCCCCTCGGGGAGCGTAGCCCTGGCTATGATCTCCCTGTAGACCAGCTCGGCCAGGCCCCTGCGGAGCCTCGCCTTCTCGTGGGCCAGGACCACTGGGAGCGGGTGGCTCTGGCCGGGCAGGGTCAGTCCGTGGGCGGCCGCGGCCAGCCTCTCCATGACGGCGTGGGGGTCGCCGCCCTCGGGGACCGGCGCCTCCAGCCGGTATGGCCGGAGCGTGTAGGGGGAGACGGTGTAGCTCGCGTAGATCCTCAGCCCCCTGCGGCGGTAGCAGCGGTAGACGTCCCTGGGGATGCTGGAGGCCTCCAGGGGCTCGGTGTAGAAGGGCCTGCCCAGCCTGGAACGGGCCGCGGCCGCGAGCGCGGCGGCCAGCTCCTCGTCCCCCATGCCGGGCAGCCCGGCTGCGCTCCGGAGCCTGGAGGCGAGGAGCCGGACCCTGCCGATCCTCTTCACCACGCCGGCGGCGAGGTGGCCCCGCTCGAGCAGGGCCGCCACCACGGCTGCCCGGGCGCAGTGGTAGCCCTCCACCAGCCGGAGGGCCTCGGAGGGATCAACCCCCAGGAGCCCTGCCACCGCCCGCGCCGAGGCGGCCGGGTCGAGCCTGGAGGGCGGGTCGGCCACCGGCCCGTCGATAAACACAACGCCGGGCTCCATGCACTCCAGCCTGGAGAGGGCGAGGGTCTCCAGCACCATCTGGGCGGCCTCCGCCGCGGCCTCGGCGGCGGCGCCGGTGGGGTCGAGGATCTCGACCACCTCGGCCCCCGGGTAGAGGATGACCGGGCTCCTCGACGCGATGCCCTCGGGGAGGCCTACCACCACGGCGGAGAGGAGCGCGTAGTAGCTGCCCATGCCCCCGCCCACCAGCTGCCGGGAGCCGTCCGCCCCGTAGCTCCTCGCGGACGGCTCAGGCTCCGGCGCCTCGCGGATGAGGCCGCGGCTGAGCGCCTCCCGGAGAGCCTCCACCCCGGCCTCGCGGAGCCTCTGGTAGATGTCCCGCCTCTCCCTCGCCCTCTGCAGCGCCTTCTCCAGCAGCCTCTGGACCAGCGCGGGCTCGCTCCTCTCCAGGTCCATCATCTCCCTGGCCTTCCTGGCCAGGGGCTCTGGGAGGCCCCAGCTGCTAGCCACTACCACCACCCCCGTATAGGCGGCGGAGCGTCTCAACTACCCTGGTCCTCCCCATTGCGTGGCCCACGCTCCTCCTCCCGGTCCGGACCAGGGCGGGGAAGCCCAGCATGTTCATCTGCCCCGTCACCACCGCCACGCCGCGGGGGAGCCTGGTGAGCCTCCTCTCGAGCCCCGCTGGGAGCCCCCCGGCCGCCCGGGAGACGTAGGCCACGTCCTCGACGGGGAGCCTGTAGATGATCCACGTGTTGAGCATCGAGAGGACCACGGGGTCCACGAAGACCGGGCGCTGGCTCACCAGCACCAGGCTGAGGCCGAACTTCCTCCCCTGCGTGGCTATGAGGGAGAGGTAGTCCCTCGCCAGGCTCCAGGCCACCGGGTAGCTGCGGGGGTTGGGCGCGTAGTTCTGCGCCTCCTCCAGGACCAGGACCAGGTAGCGCTCCTCGCCCCTGGTCTTGTAGCCCGTGAACTGCTTGTAGAGGAGCCTGGCCAGGTACGCGACCACCAGCTGGCGGACAGGCAGCGGCACTCCCGGTGCGCCCTCAGCGGAGAAGTCTAGTATGGCGAGCCCCGGCTCCCGAGTCAGGGTGTCCACGAAGCCCGGGTCCAGGCTCGGCCTCCCGGAGATCACCCGGTAGCCCTCGACTATGTCGCGGTGGAACTTCTCCACTGCGGCGCGGACAGCCCTCGCTGTCTGGGCGTGGATGGGCGCGCCCCTCCCCGTGCTGAGATCCTCCAGGGTCTCGTAGACGAGGCCCACCCTGGACGTGAGGAGCTCCGTGAACCCGTAGCCCATTGCCTCCAGCTCCCGGAGCGCCCTCTCCAGCGCCGAGACCTGGAGCTCGTTGAGCTCCACGCCCCCCGTCTTGTAGGTTATTATGAACTCCGCCAGCTCCCTGGCGGTGAAGCCGTCGAGGCTTATCGTTATCGGCAGGGTGTAGGGCCGGTACCTCGCCGGGCTCCCGGGGAACACGAGCCTGTAGACCCTCCTGTAGGCCCCCACCTTCCTGCCGGAGGCGTAGGCCTCGTGGTAGTCCATGTAGTCCCCGTTGGCGTCCACTACTATTGCCGGGAGGGCGCCCTCGAGGCCGCCGCCGAGGGGGATTCTGGAGAGCAGCTCGAGGAGGTAGCCCACCCCGTAGCTCTTCCCGCTCCCCGTCTCGCCGAACACGCCGACATGCATGGTTATGTTCTCCACGTCGAGGGGGAGGCCTAGGCCCTGGTAGCCGAGCAGCTCACCGAACCACACCACCCCTGGCTCCTCCTCGCCGAGGCCCAGTGCCTCTCTCAGCTCCCCCGGTCCCAGGAGCCGGACACGGTCGCCGGGGAGGGGCGGTGCTTGCAGCTCCTCCAGCCCCCGGTCCCCGGGGCGGCCGAGCACCGTCGCCTCGGCCACCGTGTAGCGGCGGGCCGCCTCCTCTAGCAGGGGCGGCTCGAGGCCACGGCGCCTAGCCTCGCTCCAGAGGTCGCCCTCGAGGTAGAACTCGTTGACGGGGACTATCCTGTCTATCCTCGCCAGGGCCCTGTCCTCGCCCCTCCGGGCCTCCACCAACACCAGGAGGCCCTCGCGGGCCAGCCTCTCCCCCTCGAGGGTGAGCTGTATCTTCAGGGTCTCCGTTGTGGAGCCGCTGAGCACCACTCCTATCGGCTTCAAGGCTTATGCCCATCCCCGGCTTATCCTGGGCGGGGCCCTAGCTATATCCGCCCGGGGCCGCTGCCCGGGAAGGGGCTGCGGAGAGGTAGAAGGGGGAGGGGAGGCACGGAGCTGTTGACGCCCAGCATTGGGGGCTGGTGCCCGGGGCGCTGCGAGGCCCAGGAGATAGACAGTGGCGTGTACATGCTCAGGATCGCCGACTATAGGGTCAAGTTCTTCGACTCTGTCTGGGAGGTCCCGGAAGGGGTAACCTACAACGCCTACCTGGTGGCCGGGCCGGAGAAGCTGGTCCTCGTTGGGCTCGCGGAGAGGAGGCATGCCGCGGCGCTGCTGGAGCTGCTCCGGAGAGCCGCCGGGCCCCGGGACCTGGATGCGGTTGTCCTCCAGCACACCTCCCACCTGGCCGCGGCCGAGCACCTGCTCCGGGAGGCTGGCGGCGTGAGGCTCTACACCCTCCCAGGGCTCGGGGAGCCGCCGGGCCTCAGGGCGGCCGTGCTGGAGCCCGGGGAGGGCATCAGCCTCGGGGGCGGCTGGAGGCTCTTCCTGCCGACGGGGCAGCCGCCCTGGCCCGGAGGCATCCTAGTGCTGGAGCCCCACGGCCTGGTGTTTACCGGCGACCTGTTCTCCGGCTACTCCACGCCCCCCATAATGGTTGACCGCGAGGACGTGGAGCTGTTCAGCTACTACACCTACTTTATGAGGAAGTACTTCGCCACTGTCATAGGGCCCTACAGGGGTAGGCTCCAGAGGCTGCTGGAGAAGCTGGCTGCCCTCGGCCCCAGGCTGCTGGCACCTCTCCACGGCCTGGCGCTGGAGGCCCGGGCCGCGGAGGCGCTGCAGCTCTACACTGGCTGGGCCCGGGGCAGGCTGGACCCGGGCAAGGCTGTCGCGGTCTACCTCGACCTGGACTCGGGCCCGGTGGCCGAGGCGGTTGAGAGGCTCGCCGAGGCCCTGGAGGAGAAGGACGTGGATGTCGCTGTTTACGGGTTCACCGAGACCCGGCGGCCCAACATCTCGGAGATCCTGGGCGACGCTGTCGACGCCGCCTACATAGTCATGGGCTTCGGCCGGCCCTGGGACGGGGGAGCGCCGCCGCCCCTCTCATTCCTCGTCAACCTCCTCTGCAGCCACGCCGCCTCCAGGCAGAGGCTGCTCATCCTCCACGGCCCCGGCGCCACGTCGCCCGCGGCCCTTCTCGCGGCCAGGCTCCAGGCCTGCGGCATGGAGGCTCTGGGGGCTCTGGAGCCCCGGGGAGACTGGCTCCACCGGGCCCTGGGGAAGCTGCTATCCGGGCCAGGCTAGCCCCGGGGGCGCAGCCCGGGGGGAGGAGAAGGGAGGCGTTGGCGCCCGGGGAGGAGCTGCAAGAGGCGCTTGCAAGGCTCGGCTGGCTCCGCGAGCCCAGCGTCCCCGTCATCGGCTGCAGGGGCTCCGGCCGGGCCTGCTGGAGAGTCCGGGGGGACTACTGGCTGGCGGGCCGCTACGAGAAGAGGATCCTAGACTCCCTGGCCCAGCTGGCCTTCGGCGTAGACCCGGGGCTCCGGGAGAAGCTGGTGGTCCTCCACCGCGCCCCCGCGCCGGGCGGCGAGTACGCCGCCGAGGCCTTCGGGGAGGCCCTCCGCCTCGGCGTGGTGGAGTACACGAGCAGGGGCTGGAGGCTCCACCCCAGCGGCGCCCTGGCGAGCCTGGCCGCCAGCCTCGGGGCCGAGGCGGTGCAGGCCCCGGCAGGGGGGAGGCTGAAGGGCAAGCGTGTCCGGCTCCCCGCGGGGGCCTGCAGGGGCCGCCGCTGGGTCATCGTCTCCTCCCGGGGCTGGCTGGGCCCGGCGAGGGTGGACCGGGTCGAGGACGGGGCCTGCCTGGCCAAGGTCAAGGACATGGCGCCGCGGGGTCTGGAGCCGCTCCCGCCGGCCGGGCTCGACGAGGCCGTGGAGAGGAACGCCGAGCTGGTCGGCGCCCTGGCCTCCGAAGCCAGGGAGTTCATCAGGAGGGCCTACGCGAGGGTGCAGGCGAGCAGGGGCAGGGTCTACGTAGCCTTCAGCGGCGGCGCCGACTCCACCGCAGTGCTCAGCCTCGCCAGGGAGGCGCTGGGCGCCGAGAGGGTGGTGGCGGTCTACGCCGACACGGGGATGGAGTTCCCGGAGGCGAGGAGGCACGTGGAGAGGATAGCCTCCATCCTCG contains:
- a CDS encoding DNA double-strand break repair nuclease NurA, with the translated sequence MRRSAAYTGVVVVASSWGLPEPLARKAREMMDLERSEPALVQRLLEKALQRARERRDIYQRLREAGVEALREALSRGLIREAPEPEPSARSYGADGSRQLVGGGMGSYYALLSAVVVGLPEGIASRSPVILYPGAEVVEILDPTGAAAEAAAEAAQMVLETLALSRLECMEPGVVFIDGPVADPPSRLDPAASARAVAGLLGVDPSEALRLVEGYHCARAAVVAALLERGHLAAGVVKRIGRVRLLASRLRSAAGLPGMGDEELAAALAAAARSRLGRPFYTEPLEASSIPRDVYRCYRRRGLRIYASYTVSPYTLRPYRLEAPVPEGGDPHAVMERLAAAAHGLTLPGQSHPLPVVLAHEKARLRRGLAELVYREIIARATLPEGDPEADTLKALLAGLDMAHE
- a CDS encoding ATP-binding protein, which produces MKPIGVVLSGSTTETLKIQLTLEGERLAREGLLVLVEARRGEDRALARIDRIVPVNEFYLEGDLWSEARRRGLEPPLLEEAARRYTVAEATVLGRPGDRGLEELQAPPLPGDRVRLLGPGELREALGLGEEEPGVVWFGELLGYQGLGLPLDVENITMHVGVFGETGSGKSYGVGYLLELLSRIPLGGGLEGALPAIVVDANGDYMDYHEAYASGRKVGAYRRVYRLVFPGSPARYRPYTLPITISLDGFTARELAEFIITYKTGGVELNELQVSALERALRELEAMGYGFTELLTSRVGLVYETLEDLSTGRGAPIHAQTARAVRAAVEKFHRDIVEGYRVISGRPSLDPGFVDTLTREPGLAILDFSAEGAPGVPLPVRQLVVAYLARLLYKQFTGYKTRGEERYLVLVLEEAQNYAPNPRSYPVAWSLARDYLSLIATQGRKFGLSLVLVSQRPVFVDPVVLSMLNTWIIYRLPVEDVAYVSRAAGGLPAGLERRLTRLPRGVAVVTGQMNMLGFPALVRTGRRSVGHAMGRTRVVETLRRLYGGGGSG
- a CDS encoding CDP-alcohol phosphatidyltransferase family protein — protein: MGRLRGRIKGFVEAAARPLASLPGDVYTLLGLAASLAYLAAAAAGSPLLAVLLLAVSGLLDALDGAVARLRGEAGPRGAYLDSLLDRVEDTVYAAGFMELGYPAWAVLAFLTGALLTSYARARYESLAGGSMEGTGLLERSDRVVAQLLVLLVHAALGVGVAVYLYSLLAVLAWTTFAQRLVEGYRALPRTRAG
- a CDS encoding phosphoadenosine phosphosulfate reductase family protein; the encoded protein is MAPGEELQEALARLGWLREPSVPVIGCRGSGRACWRVRGDYWLAGRYEKRILDSLAQLAFGVDPGLREKLVVLHRAPAPGGEYAAEAFGEALRLGVVEYTSRGWRLHPSGALASLAASLGAEAVQAPAGGRLKGKRVRLPAGACRGRRWVIVSSRGWLGPARVDRVEDGACLAKVKDMAPRGLEPLPPAGLDEAVERNAELVGALASEAREFIRRAYARVQASRGRVYVAFSGGADSTAVLSLAREALGAERVVAVYADTGMEFPEARRHVERIASILGVDLEVVEPGVDPLEEIERRGLMTRDNRWCTRVFKLGPLRRFYQRVGARLILDGARRWESSSRARTPRLGENPLIPGVARALPIHHWPRLAVQLYLAERGIPLSQLYQEGLTRIGCIACPAMHLYEIHLAYRLHPSWYRRLAEAVARREGIDPGEALRLLLSGRWRRQGEPGTWIQDRG
- a CDS encoding MBL fold metallo-hydrolase: MTPSIGGWCPGRCEAQEIDSGVYMLRIADYRVKFFDSVWEVPEGVTYNAYLVAGPEKLVLVGLAERRHAAALLELLRRAAGPRDLDAVVLQHTSHLAAAEHLLREAGGVRLYTLPGLGEPPGLRAAVLEPGEGISLGGGWRLFLPTGQPPWPGGILVLEPHGLVFTGDLFSGYSTPPIMVDREDVELFSYYTYFMRKYFATVIGPYRGRLQRLLEKLAALGPRLLAPLHGLALEARAAEALQLYTGWARGRLDPGKAVAVYLDLDSGPVAEAVERLAEALEEKDVDVAVYGFTETRRPNISEILGDAVDAAYIVMGFGRPWDGGAPPPLSFLVNLLCSHAASRQRLLILHGPGATSPAALLAARLQACGMEALGALEPRGDWLHRALGKLLSGPG